The Actinoplanes sp. N902-109 genomic interval GGTGCCGCCGGCTCGGTCGGACCGGGGGGACGGCACCTCGCTACACCGCGGTGGACGTCGCCGCGCCGGCCACCCGGCCCGCCACCAGGGACCACCGGACGGCGGTAGTGCGTCGCATCGGGCTGGACCATAGTGGATCCATGCCCAAGGCCCTGACGTACGCCGATGCTGTGCAGCTGCTCGACGGCGCGAGCCCGCTGGTCAAGGCGGCCGACAACCTGCTCGGCGGCGCGTTGAGCCTGGCCACGGCGGGTGGCAGCGACCTCGCGCTGAGCCTGTTCGACGCCAAGGCCGAGGCGGTCCGGCTCGGCCGGGTGGTCACCGCGACCATCGCCGACTCGGTACGGGGTCTGACCCGCTACAACCGCAGCCAGCGACTGCAAGCCGCGCATGGCGTGCTGGTGGTGACCGCCTTCTTCGAGTCCCTCGACCAGTGCCTGACCGGCGCCGGGCTGACCAGCCCCGGCTTCACCCGCGAGCAGCAGCTGGCCCTGGCCGCACCCGCCGACGAGCCCTGGCTGGTGGCGCTGCTGACGTCGGCGATACCGGCGCCGGCCCCGGACCGGGGCTACGACCGGCTGCTCGACGAGCTGCGTCAGTGGTGCCGGGGGCAGAGCGATCCCCTGCTGGCCCACCTCACCGGGCTGGCGGTCTGGGACGACGCCGACGACCGGCGGCGGCACGCCCTGCGCGAACTGGTGACCGGCCACCTGCCCGGCGACGCCGTGCGGCGTTACGACGAGTCGGTGCGGCGGCTGTCGCAGGATGTGCCGGAGTTCGCCATCTGGTTGCGCCAGCTCGACTCCCGGGCGGCGGCCCGTGGTCTGGAGGCGCTGGCGGCGGCGTTGCGGGCGGCGACCTCGCACCGCGATCCGGTGCGCCAGCGGGCCCTGCTGGCCGCCGCCTACCGGGCCGGGCTCGACCGCCCGGTCATCGGCGGGGACGCCGGCGGGCTGGTGCTGCCCAGCCTCGGTGCCGCGTACATCGATCCGGGTTATCGGGTGAAGCCGGCCGGACCCGGGGCCCGCCCGGCCGAGGAGGAGTGGTGGCGCGACGCGGAGCCCCGCGACGACTTCGCCGGGTTCCTGGCCACCTATCTGACCACGCCGCAGGCCGCGGATGCGCCGATGGTGCTGCTGGGGCACCCCGGCGCGGGCAAGTCGTCGCTGACCAGGGTGCTGGCCGGACGGCTGCCGGCCGCCGACTTCCTGGTGGTCCGGGTGCCGCTGCGCGACGTACGGGCCGAAGCCGATCTCCAGGACCAGGTCGAGCAGGCGCTGCGCAGCGAGATCGGGGAGACGGTCAGCTGGGCCACGCTGGCGGGCGACGCGGGCGCGGCGATGCCGCTGCTGCTGCTCGACGGTTTCGACGAACTGCTCCAGGTCACCGGCATCCACCAGTCGGACTACCTGCACCGGGTGGCCGCCTTCCAGCAGCGCGAGGCCACCCTCGGGCGCCCGGTCGCCGTCATCGTGACCAGCCGGATCGCCGTGGCGGACCGGGCCCGGCTGCCGGCCGGTGCCCTGGCCGTCCGGCTCGAACCCTTCGACGCGGCCCGGGTCGGCCGATGGCTGGCCGTCTGGAACGGCGCCAACGCCGCCCGGCTCGCCGCCCAGGGCCGCCGCCCGCTCCCGCAGCCGGTGGTCGACCGCTTCCCCGCCCTCGCCGGCCAGCCGTTGCTGCTGCTCATGCTCGCCCTGTACGACGCGGCGGGCAACGCGCTGCAGCACGACGAGGACACCTTCGACACCGGCCAGCTCTACGAGCGGTTGCTCAGCGAGTTCGCCGGGCGCGAGGTGCGCCGTACCCACCCGGGCGCTTCGGACGCCGAGCTGGCGGCCTTCGTCGAGGACGAGTTGCTGCGCCTGTCGGTGGTGGCCTTCGCGATGTTCCACCGCGTGCGGCTGTGGGCCACCACCGAGGAGATCGACCGCGATCTGGCCGGTCTGGGGCTGCGCCCGGCGGTGACCCGCGACGCGACGTTCCGCACCCCGATCACCGCCGGTCAGGAGCTGGTCGGCCGGTTCTTCTTCATCCAGCGGGCCCAGGCCAACCGCGACGACCAGACCCTGCAGACGTACGAATTCCTGCACGCGACCTTCGGCGAATACCTGGTGGCCCGGCTCGTGGCGCAGGCGGTCGGCGACGCCGCGGCCCGCTCCCAGGCCCGCACGCTGCGGCTGGGCCCCGCCGATGACGACGACCTGCTGCAGACGCTGCTGGCGTTCACCCCGCTGACCGCCCGCGCGACGGTCCTCCCGTTCGTCGCGGCGATGCTGCGCCGGACCGCCCCGGTCCGCGACTGGCTCCTGGACCAGCTGCGCGCGGCCGTGCTCCGCCCCCGGCTCGCCCCTCGCGCCTACGCCCCCGTCGACAAGCGCCTCGACCACCGCATGGCCACGTACTCGTTCAACCTGGCGCTGCTCACCGTGGCCTGCGGCGAACCGGTGCACGCGGCCGACCTGTTCCGGCGGGCCAAGGACCCGGCCTCCTGGCTGCGCGACACGGCACTGCAATGGCGGGCGGCCGTACCGAGCGGCATGTATCTCGATGCCCTCGAAACCCTCGACGTCACCCGCACCTGGTCCCCCGACGGCCGCCGCGACCTGGTCCTGCGCGCCGCGCAGGACGCCGCCTGGCCCACCGCGGAACCGCTGTGGTCGCACAAGATCGGTCCCGGCTCGGAGATGGCCGCCTGGATCGAGGGCAGCTTCAGCAACTACTTCGACCTGACCAGCACGCTGCGCTCGATGCACCTCAGCGGCGCCCTGAGCGACGACGCCCTGCGCCACGCCGTCGAGCCGCTGACGACCAGGCTCTCCCCGGCCGTCACCACATTCGCCGTCCACGGCCGGTCGGATGCCGAGTCGGTGGCGCACAGCCTGGTCGCGCTGTGGCTGGCGTCGACGCTGCGCGACGACTCGGAGCAGTTGCTGCGCGCCTACGAGCGCGCGGTGACGGCGGTGGAGTACGCCTTGGAGCCGCCCCAGGCCACGCACGGCGCGGGCGGAGCGGGGATCGCCATCGTCCTGGGTCAGCTCGCGCAGGACGCGGCCGGGTCCCGGCTGCCGGCCGCCGCGGTCGCGGGGTTCCTGGACCGGCTCGTTGCCAGCCACCGGTTCCCCGAGTGCCCCGGCAAGGCGGCGGCGGTGGAATGCCTGCTCACCCTGGACTCCCCGGTCCGGGCCGGCACGGCGAAGACGCTCGAACTCTTCTTCGAGGAGTGGCCGCCGGGGCTGGTGCTGCGCTTCTTCGCGGCCGAGCCGGAGCGGCTACGGCTGGTGGACGCGGGCCGGGTGCTGCGCCGCGTCGCCGCCGATGGGCCGTCGCCGGCCGGGGCTGACCCGGCCCTGGGGGCGGCGTTCGACGCGATCCGTTCCGCGGCCGGCGGGTGAGCGGGCGCGGTTCTGCCGCAACCGGCCCGGCGCGCGGCGGGACGGCCCTCGCGTTGGCACTCGAGGGCCGTCCCTCTCCCCGCCCCGTCAGCGGTCAATGAGGTCCGACGGCGTGCTTCAGGACATGGCGAAGCTCGGGTGCGGCGGCTGGTTGTAGGCGGTGTTCTGCCAGGCCAGCGCCTCGCGGTACTGCAGGTCCTGGAGCAGCGTGGTCACCCGCCGGTCGGTGGCGATCGGCGTCGAGTAGATGCGCAGGGCGGTGTTGTCGCTGGTCGGCCAGATGACTTCCTCGCGCCAGTCGCCGAGCAGGTCGCCGGAGAGTGACGGGGTCGCCTTGGTGCCGTTGTTGGAGTGCACGCCGGAGGCGGTCAGCAGCCGGGTGTCGGCGGCGGTGCCGTACTTGTCGATGTGGGTGTCGTCGAGCAGTTCGCGTTGCGGGTCGCCGTCCCACCAGGCCACGAAGTTGGCCGAGCCGGGCTTGCGGCCGGCCACCGTCGCGCCGGTCGGGCCGCGCACCCCGGAGACCAGCGAGGACCAGGACTCGGCGCCGGGGCTGCCGGCCCAGATGTCCTCGGAGACGCCGCGGCCGTTGTCCCCCGCGGCGGGCGTCGACCAGATGATCTGACCGGTACGGGCGTCGGCGAACCAGGACGACGGTTTGCTGGCATCCTCGTCGACCTTGAACACCTCGAGCCCAGGCCGTGCCGGGTCCAGATCGCCGACGTGCAACGTGTCGCCGTGCCCGTACGTCGTGTTCCACAGCTTGGTGCTGTTGTCGTCGATGGCCAGCGACCCGTAGATGATCTCGTCGCGCCCGTCGGCGTCGACGTCGGCGATCGACAGTTGGTGGTTGCCCTGCCCGGCCGTGCCGGGGTTGGTCGAGCTGTTGCTGTCGAACGTCCAGCGCCGGGTCAGCGTGCCGTTGCGGAAGTCCCAGGCCACGACGACCGTACGGGTGTAGTAGCCCCGCGCCATGATGAGGCTCGGCCGCTGACCGTCCAGGTAGGCCGTGCCCGCGAGGAACCGGTCGACGCGGTTGCCGTACGAGTCGCCCCACGAGCTGACCGTCCCCCGCGGCGGCACATAGTCAACGGTTGAGAGCGCCGCGCCGGTACGTCCGTCGAACATCGTCAGGTATTCCGGGCCGGTCAGGATGTACCCGCTGGAGTTGCGGTAGTCGGCGTTCGCGTTG includes:
- a CDS encoding rhamnogalacturonan lyase, producing MRTFTSLAAATLGASMLVAPALTGEASAGTPSGPAPGAAATAQGAGTLAAPRQLERLDRGLISVRSGTGNLVSWRSLVSDAAGTGFNVYRGSTKVTPTPVTTSTNFLDAGAAAGSSYTVRAVVNGVEQAAEGPSLTFANGYLDVPIQNPNSSLYAANDASVGDLDGDGKLDLVLKWEPLNAKDNSQSGVTDVVYIDGYKLDGTRLWRINMGRNIRAGAHYTQFQVYDYDGDGDAEVAMKTADATVSGTGQVIGNANADYRNSSGYILTGPEYLTMFDGRTGAALSTVDYVPPRGTVSSWGDSYGNRVDRFLAGTAYLDGQRPSLIMARGYYTRTVVVAWDFRNGTLTRRWTFDSNSSTNPGTAGQGNHQLSIADVDADGRDEIIYGSLAIDDNSTKLWNTTYGHGDTLHVGDLDPARPGLEVFKVDEDASKPSSWFADARTGQIIWSTPAAGDNGRGVSEDIWAGSPGAESWSSLVSGVRGPTGATVAGRKPGSANFVAWWDGDPQRELLDDTHIDKYGTAADTRLLTASGVHSNNGTKATPSLSGDLLGDWREEVIWPTSDNTALRIYSTPIATDRRVTTLLQDLQYREALAWQNTAYNQPPHPSFAMS
- a CDS encoding NACHT domain-containing NTPase, with the translated sequence MPKALTYADAVQLLDGASPLVKAADNLLGGALSLATAGGSDLALSLFDAKAEAVRLGRVVTATIADSVRGLTRYNRSQRLQAAHGVLVVTAFFESLDQCLTGAGLTSPGFTREQQLALAAPADEPWLVALLTSAIPAPAPDRGYDRLLDELRQWCRGQSDPLLAHLTGLAVWDDADDRRRHALRELVTGHLPGDAVRRYDESVRRLSQDVPEFAIWLRQLDSRAAARGLEALAAALRAATSHRDPVRQRALLAAAYRAGLDRPVIGGDAGGLVLPSLGAAYIDPGYRVKPAGPGARPAEEEWWRDAEPRDDFAGFLATYLTTPQAADAPMVLLGHPGAGKSSLTRVLAGRLPAADFLVVRVPLRDVRAEADLQDQVEQALRSEIGETVSWATLAGDAGAAMPLLLLDGFDELLQVTGIHQSDYLHRVAAFQQREATLGRPVAVIVTSRIAVADRARLPAGALAVRLEPFDAARVGRWLAVWNGANAARLAAQGRRPLPQPVVDRFPALAGQPLLLLMLALYDAAGNALQHDEDTFDTGQLYERLLSEFAGREVRRTHPGASDAELAAFVEDELLRLSVVAFAMFHRVRLWATTEEIDRDLAGLGLRPAVTRDATFRTPITAGQELVGRFFFIQRAQANRDDQTLQTYEFLHATFGEYLVARLVAQAVGDAAARSQARTLRLGPADDDDLLQTLLAFTPLTARATVLPFVAAMLRRTAPVRDWLLDQLRAAVLRPRLAPRAYAPVDKRLDHRMATYSFNLALLTVACGEPVHAADLFRRAKDPASWLRDTALQWRAAVPSGMYLDALETLDVTRTWSPDGRRDLVLRAAQDAAWPTAEPLWSHKIGPGSEMAAWIEGSFSNYFDLTSTLRSMHLSGALSDDALRHAVEPLTTRLSPAVTTFAVHGRSDAESVAHSLVALWLASTLRDDSEQLLRAYERAVTAVEYALEPPQATHGAGGAGIAIVLGQLAQDAAGSRLPAAAVAGFLDRLVASHRFPECPGKAAAVECLLTLDSPVRAGTAKTLELFFEEWPPGLVLRFFAAEPERLRLVDAGRVLRRVAADGPSPAGADPALGAAFDAIRSAAGG